A segment of the Capra hircus breed San Clemente chromosome 19, ASM170441v1, whole genome shotgun sequence genome:
CTTGGCCTTGGGAACCCACAGTCATCGCAAGGGGTGAGGTGGACAGACTCCGTGCCAGGGGCACTCAACGGGAGTCCAGCAGCTTTGCTTCTGAATAGAGAGCAAGGCAGAAATGGAGGGACAGGGGACACAGGACATGAGAGCTTaagcagcagagcctggtggctaGCGTTCTTATCCTGGCCTCTTTCTCAGAAGCCGTAGTTGAGGACTTCCTTCCTGGCCCGCGAGTGACCTCACAGGAAAACTCAGCAACTGGGGCGGGCCTCTGGGCAGAGGGCCTCCCCTGCCACTGCTCCGGACAATTGGGTGGCCCTGCCCCCAGGTGGCCACCCAGGCTGAGGAGCCACAGGCTGCTGAGGTCTGAGTTCCTTTAGGTCTGGACTGCACTGGTCCAGGGGAGTCACCCCGGAAGGGAAGGCAGGGCTGTGGGGAAAAGGACAGTGGCCCTTCTCCAACGCCTGGAGGAGCAGGCTCCCCCTTGCAGCCTTGCATCTTCATGCTGGGGGCCGGGCAGGGTGATCCCCAGGGCTGTCAGGGCTACACAGCCCCAGGAAGGGTCTCAGTGAGCGGGCGTCCCTAGACTCCTAGGACCTCAAATCAGCAGTACCTGCTGCTAAGTCCTAGGGGCCCGTCATAGGATTGACCCCTGAGTTAGGGCAGCATTCCATAGAGCACAGTCTCCTTATAGACAGGGGCCTGAAAAGTGAGCTGAGAGAGGTGGTCGTTATGCCCTGGAGCCCTGGCAGAGGGTATGGAACCCACTGGGCTCCACAGAGCTTACGCAAGTGGGggagctgggactcaaacccagggcTGTATGACCTCAGAGCCTGGGCTGGTGTGGCAGACATCAAAGGGAACTGGGCACAGAGGTCAGAGTCTGAAGGGGACAAGACAGGTAAGGAATCCAAGACCCGAGGTGTCCGGAAGCTCTGGGAAAGGAGGCAGGTGCCTTTGGGCCAGGCGAGGAGACTGCGGGAGAGGAGCCAGTCCCGCAGCAGACCTCCGGCAGCCCAGCCCACACCTCCCGCAGAGGCCTTCCCCCACCGCTCCTGGGCACGCCCCTAGGAGGCAGGCCCCTGCTGCTGTGTTTTCCGAGGACTGCGCTAACCGGTTACCACCAACTGGGTGGGTTACACCACCACCAAGCTCTTACCTTCCAGTTTTGCAGGGCGTGGGTCCCACTGGGCTAATATGGATTGGCAGCATGCCTGCCTTCCATCCTGGAGGCTCCAGGAGAGAAGCTGTTTCCCATTCCTCTCCAGCTTCCAGGGGCGCCCCTTTGGCCCAGCTGGCTCGTGGCCCCTTCCTCCGTCTTCAAAGCCGGTGGCACCTCTCTGACCTTCTGTCCTTGTCACACCTCCTGcctctctcttgcctttttcttcCACTTTTAAGGGCCTGGTGATGACATGGCCCACCTAGATCATCTGCCTGttgtatacagatttttttttttttgcaaggctAAGGAGTGGAGAGGGCCTgcaccatggcatgtgggatcttagttccccgaccagggattgaactcatgtgccctgcagtggaagctcagagtcttcatcactggaccgccagggaagtccctttgctGTTGTAAAGTCAGCCGATGAGCAACTTtcgcgccgccccccccccccccgctttgCTAGGTTCTGGGGGATTGGGACGTGTGTGGGGCCATTACACTGCACACTGCCCGCTGCCCTCCTTGATGCTCAGAGGCTCGTTTTTGCTCTCTCCAGGCGAATAAGCTCAGAACGAAAACTCTCCGAAACACTCTGAACCCCACGTGGAACGAGACTCTCACTTACTACGGGATCACAGATGAAGACATGATCCGAAAGACCCTGCGGTGGGTGAGGCCCCCCCGGCCACcggctcccccaccccacccagccttGTCCACAGGGCTGGCCCTGCCCTCACACCCCCACCCACCGCTTGCAAACCCTCCCTGACTTTGGAAGCAAACTGAGAGGCCCCTTGCCCTCCAGGATCTCCGTGTGTGATGAGGACAAATTCCGCCACAACGAGTTCATCGGGGAGACCAGGgtgcccctgaagaagctgaagcccaACCACACCAAGACGTTCAGCATCTGCCTGGAGAAGCAGCTGCCGGTGAGTCAGTCTCTGGAGCCATCCAGGGCCCACACTGCCATGAGCGCAAGGCCAggagcattttttttaatctatttattttttgccatgctgggtcttcattgctgtgtgagggctttctctagttgcagcgataGGCGGCTACTCTGTGgcagcgcacaggcttctcattgcagtagcttctcttgttgcagagctcagtagttgtgatgcctGGGCTTAGaggtcacacagcatgtggaatcttcctggaccagggatggaacctgtgtgcccggcattggcaggtggattttaacCATTGGGCACCAGGCAAGCCCCCAAGAGcattcattgagcacctactctgtgcctggCATAGCTGCAAGTGCTGGGGAGACAGATTAATCTCCCTGCCCTCATGAAGCCTGGACAAGAGCCAGACCAAAAATGAGATAGACCACCCAAACAGATAGAACATTCGGCAGGGATCAGGGCCGAGAAGGAAAGCATGAGAGGGGTCGATGGGTTAGATGGGTGCTCTGGGAAGGCTCACCTGGCAAGCAGGGAATATCCCAGGCAGAGGGAGCTGCAGGTGCAAAGCCTTCATGGAAAAGTGTTCAGCCTGTGGGAGGCACAGGCAAGAGGCCAACTGAGTGGGGTGGAGGGAGCAGGGGGCAAGGGGTCCTGGGAGCTGAGAGCTGGAGTTGGGGTTGGGGAGACTGAGAGGACTCCAGCTTTATCTCTGAGTGAGATGGACCACAGGAGTGTGCTAGGCGGGGGCCAAGCTGTCTGAAGATATTTTAACAGGCTCTCAGGGAGAAGGAGTGGAGGGCCAGGGTGGGGAAACCAAAAGTGCAGAGGCAGGAACGGGAATAGGACGTGGGCAGGGCAGCAGAGGAGCCAGGGAGAAGGGCTGAAGATCAGCATCCTTAGGTGTGGGGCCTGGGAGGACGAAGGGTCATTCACTGGGACGCGGGGGACTGTGGGAGGAGCGGCTGGGGATGCTCGGACCTCAACTGGAATGTGTTAGGCATGAGGTGATTGTGAGATACCcagaggagacagaaaataatTCTTTCCTAGAAATTGCAATTGTTTGAATGTGTCAGAACTGATTTTGCCCCCGGCCGTCTCCAGCAGCTGAGCCCTCCCAGTCTCTTGGCAAtgttcccctccccactccctgtccctctcccctccccttgccTGCCTTCACCCAGTTCAAAAGGACTGGGAGGGATTGGCCAGGAGGTCCCAGGTCTGGGGCCCTAAGaaacctgggaagtcccacagagGACACAGTTCCCTCTGCCCAGGACACTTCCCCACCAGAAGCCTGGGCAATGGGAAAGCTCTAGAGGACAGAGCCCAAGGGTCATCCCCTGAGTGCTTGTACCCATCTCGGGCCCTGCTCAGCGCAGCCTGGCCTGGTCAAGGCCGGGAACAACAGACCCGAGGTCAGATCCCAGCTCTGTATTTTTGCATAACTTGAATAAATTGTACTCTGTGGTCACATTCtctcccactcctaggcatgtgTGCGATGGAGATAACCTTTTAAGTGTTATTATTAGTCACTAACCGCAGCTGACCCAGTTTCTCCAAATGATCTATGTCACTTATAAAAGGCAACATCAACTCCTGCTGGAGTTGTGTTCCTGTTTTGATCCCTGATATAAACAATCACCTGTGTGGTGTTAAATGTGAATTGTGTATGAGCAGTGTGTGTGCAAGAGTGTGGAATGCATGCATGAGCACCTGTTTCATGCACAGGGGATGTGTTTGAGAGTGTACATGCTTGTGCCTGGGGCGTGATCAAGGCCTTGCTGAGCCTCGCTTGAATTTGCCAGGATCTCGTGACGTTCAGAGACCCACAGTTGACAAGGGTGCAATTTGGGATAATCACTCGGCAGTAAAGATTCACTTTGATGGTACCTCATAGATTTTAGAGAGCCTTGTAAACCTTATTCATTGTTCGTAAATACTGAGAAATGTCCCAGTTCAATGGTCTTTATGCGAAACCATCCAAAGTATATcccactgttaaaaaaaaaaaaaaaacagctgaaaATATCCCGGCTCATTATACTGTTTAATTTTCACACATCACACAACTGGCACAAGAGTCGTGGTTTAGTGAGGTTGTCACACTCGAAGCCCGAGGCCTGAGTGACAGGTGGTTGAATCTCACCTGCCCCCTCGGACCCATGGGTACCGACTGGCTGAGTACTGTGTGAAGTGGCCAAGGCTGCGTTTGCACTCAGGGGGAATGCAGTGATCAGCTGGCCCTGGGTATGTAGTGGGGGAAGCAGTCCTTCCTTCACCCCACAGGATTCCCATCTCCAGAGAGGTGCAAGCATGGCCCCGGCCCACGAGGGGCCACGTGAGGTGCTGCTTTAGTGCCAGGCAGAGGATAGCCACGCCCAGAGATGGAGTGTGAGACGAGCCTGGCAGAGATGCCAGGAAGGGGCCCTCGGAGGTCACTGGGCTCAGGCTGGCTGGACAGAAGGTAGAGGACAGGGGTTCTGGGTGAGCACCAGGTGGAAATGGGAGGTCTCAGGATGctgagtggggtggggagaggccacACAGTGAGACCTAGACTTGAGGTCTAACTCCAGGGGCAGGTGCTGGGCCCTGCCCCACCCACCTCCTAGCTGCCCCTGGGGTTGGACTGTTTTCCCAGATTCTCCCAACGGGGCCCTCCTACAGCCTGAGGCTCCAGGAAGCACGATCCAGGGGCCAGGGTCCCAGTGAACCACGCCCCACACACACCAGCACCTACTGGGCTCCATGTGGCCTGGGCCTGTGGCTGCGGGAGGGGCGGGCAAGGACAGCCGAGTGACGGCTCTCCCGCTCCACAGGTGGACAAGACGGAAGACAAGTCCCTAGAGGAGCGGGGCCGCATCCTCGTCTCCCTCAAGTACAGCTCGCAGAAGCAAGGCCTGCTGGTCGGCATAGTGCGCTGTGCCCACCTGGCCGCCATGGACGCCAATGGCTACTCAGACCCCTACGTGAAAATGTGAGTGTGCGGCCCGCTCCTTCCCACCTTCTCACTCCTCGGTACCGGGAGGTGCAGGGGCCGCGAGTAGGCTGCGCAGCAAGTGGTTGTGTGAAGCACAGGGGGCGCTGTGCTCACAAGGGTCTCCCGTGCTCCCTGGGTTGAATCTAGCCAAACCCctttctcagatgaggaaaccgtTGCCCACAGAAGCTGAGTGGCTGCCCAACCCGTGCAGAAAGAGCAGTTCTCTCCCGATGGCTGGTTCAGGTCTCTCTGTGACTGTGGGGCCCAGGAGGGGCTGTGAGCAGGTTGGAGGAAGGGACAGGAGGCTGGGAGATACAGTGAAGGGGCTCCGTCAGGACTTAGGGCTGAGCACACTTGGGCACAGGCGCAGGTAAGGTTCCCTCAGCCCTGCCAGATGGGGCTCGTGGTGGTGCTGGGGAGATACTGATGCAGGGGCCCCAGAGCCGTGGATCTGGGTCAGGACAGGCTGTGATCAGAACCCAGAGAGGAGCTGGTGGCCGTTCAGAGAGGGATGAAGCAGGTGGTTGGTGGGCACCATCTGAGCTTTGGGGCTCTCCACTAGCAAAAGATGGATCTGAGTCTGACTTCACTGTTGTTTGAGGCTATCTTGAAGGTTAGAACTTGGGGAGGAATTTGGCTCAGCCGAAAGGAGATGTTTCTGCTCAGGGAGAGGGACAGAGTTACGACATAAGAAGCAGGGATGGTCCTAAGGAGGCTCAGGTGACAGAGGCCAGCATAAAGACCGACTGGTTTCCCATTTAAGAAACAGTGAATTGGGCCCCAAGCTCGACCATTGGCACAACTGACTTCCAGTGGCTCACAGACCACCGGGAGAGGACATGCTGTCCTCGCTCAGAAGACAGGCTTTTAAAACCAGTGGAGGGAAAGTAAGCGACTCTGGGTAAGCTGGGAAGATGTGTACACTCTGTGGCCGCATCACTTCCCTGCCAGGTCCGTGGGGTCCAGGGGCCCAGGCCCCGGTGGAAAGCTGCTTTTGCTGCCATTGCTTGAGATAGCCATAAGCTGGAGACAGCCCAGTGCTCATCAGCAGAGGGAGAGATGCATGGAATGTGGCGTCTGCATGCAGAGGAGTACTATGCAGTCGAAGTGAATAAATGAGGACTGGGTGGATTAACGTGGACAGCTATGCCAAGCGTGCCAAGCCCAGAGCAGACTGTAGAGGGGAGCACGCAGCGTGACCCTGTAGGGATGGTCTCTGGGAAGGGAGGACGTGCGTCCACTTGTATCTGTGATGTTAGTTTCCCTAGGGAAGAAAATAGGATCTGAAGCCAGGGTGGTGTCAAGTTTTTAAGTCGGCTCAGTGCCTACCTGCCAAGTTGATAGGAATTCCAGAGTCTCAGGCTGGGTTATCTGGAAAGCAGGGTCTCACCGGTTACAGCGGAAGGGCCAGCCACCCGCTAGGGCCAGGGCGAGGCAGCTCTGGTGGGGCCTGTCCACCGCACCTGGGCcacaccgcccccctcccccaccccagccacaggCGTGAGAGTCACTGGGCCACTGCAGCCACGTGCCACCCTCCAGCCACGGGCTGGGTCAGGGTGGCCTTTCAGAGGGCAGCTCTTCGGGTGGCCCCATGGATCAGAGGGAGGTTCCCAGTGGCCTATAAACACCTCCATCTGATTCAAGTTCCCTGGGTGACATGCAAGGGGTGGCCACTCAGGGCTCCCATCTCTGAAAGGCCTCTTCACGGACCATAGGCCTCCTCCTTGCTAAGAGTAGGGGAGATGCAGGCCCAGGCTTGAGATTCTGAGCAGAGCACCCGGGGCCCCAGGGAAGAGCCAGGTAGAGGATGTTGAAGGGCAGAGCTAGATGGAACAAGGCCTTTTGTCAACATCCTTATTTTTTATGAACTTCATCCCAGATGACAGCTGCTTCAGTCTCCCCAGGCTAGAAGCTGACCCCAAGTCCAGTCTTAAGTCCAGTCTTCCGGGGCTGGTGATGGTTAACAGTCATCACACGTCCTGAGTAACTGCTGGGTGCCAGGGGTGGGCTAGGTCTCATGGAACTTTCTACGCGGTCCTTCTGTTACCttctccaccccccacccagggGTGCTGAGGAAACACGGAGCAGCTTGCCCTGCTGCCCTGGGCCGCCCCTTCCTTCTCTAGCCCTCTGGTGTCTTCTAGAGGCCTCAGGCGAGCAGCAGTCACTGTGCAGAAGAGACGCAAGGCAGCAATGGTAGGGGACTCCAGCAGCCAGGGCAGGAGGGCGTCCTgatagggagggaggggaagcagCCACCGATGGGCCCCTGGAGCACCCCGGCTGTGCTCCTCACCCACACAGGCCGCCCTCCCTCCGGGAGACAGCATACACAAAGGCCTGGGGGCAGGACGGGGGACGACCCCTAGCTGGGGTCGCATGAGGGTCTCTAGATGGGCATCGGCTGTGCAGTGTTGAGGGCGTGGGGAGCCCAGGACAGCTTCCCTTCAGGGGCTTCcacaggcagggctgggagaCGCTCCCACAGTCCAGgacccccatccctcctccttGCCCCCAAACCAAACAGGCAAAGAAAGATGAATCAAGAAACACATGGAAGCTTGTAAGGAGCTGAAGAAATTCACCATCTCTGGGTGGGGGTTTATGGGAACCCCCACttgtttaaaaattcatctttatTGAGGCTTAACTTATacccaggaggtttctcccttttGCTGTGGGACTGATGTATACAGTCTCATAACCACCACCGTAGATACCATGGCCCCAGAAAGGTGCCCCAGGCAACTGCTGATTTGTTTTCGGTCAcagtagttttgccttttccagactgTCTTCTAACAGCAACTCCACTGCTTCCACACGACCTAGCGCTCCGGAGAGCCCGCCACGCGGCACGTGAGCCCGGGGTGCAGTCTGTAGGTCTGTGCTGCCGAATACTCCCCTGTCAGATCACTTCCTCTTGAAGTGCACCAGGGTGGGGTTGCTTCCAGTTATTGATGGCTATATAAAGCCGCTAAAGAACCGGATTTTGTGCAGACCtatgtcttcatttctctccccacccccagcttttgTCAGTACGTATTTTCCAGTGTCTCTGTAATGACTTACGTAATAactatcaacttttttttttaagtgtacagaaaagccacagtgagataccactttcTATGTTTGCTGATCCCACCCGGTGCTGGGCACCAGGAAGCTGGGGGTGGGTGAGAGAGATTCTAGTGTCGGCGCAGGGACAGGGTGGGAAGCTTTGCAAACGAGAGAGCCTGGCTTCTGAGCACCAGCCCTGTGCTgggcagctgtgtgaccttgggtaagtccctccacctctctgagccccagatgAAGACCGCTGCTCtgcaagcagggatttctttTCTCTGCAGGAAGCACTGTTGCCCAAAAGACCTTTTTCCTCCCCAAAGTTTCAGTGAGGCAGCAGCGACACACCCCAGGGACTAGGTTAAAAACCGCTGTTATGCACTTAAAGATGCATTTTATAGCATGCAAATTCTATCTCCATAATCTGCTATTAAACACAGAAAAGCTCTAGCAAGGGACCAactctaaaaatgtttttctggcGGGAAATGTGAActttgtgaaaattaaaacttCCAGAAATTAGGAAAATCCCCTTTCCTCGGGGAACAGAGGGGGCTCTGTGATGTCAGGAACAGGCTGTGAACAGAGGTCCAGGTGATGAATGACCCACTTGCTTCTCTCACTACACTGACCACTCACCTGCGCCATGTCTGGTCATCACGAATGAACAGAAGTCTCTCCCCCGGGAGAAAGTGCTTCCAAGCCCTGGGGGCTCCATATGTTCTCACAGCCTCGTCTCACCCTCTGCCTATCCGTTGGTTATAATTCCAGATACCTGAAGCCAGATGTGGACAAGAAATCCAAACACAAGACAGCGGTAAAGAAGAAAACCCTGAACCCAGAGTTCAACGAGGTATGAGGGGCTGGTGAAGCTGTGGAAAAGCCACTTACTCTCCCCTGGGGGGACTGAGTTTTCCAGGGGCCACTGTGGGAGCTGGAGGGTGGGAAGGGGCCCACAGGAGAGCCCCCAGCCATGAGGTCGGGGAGTCGTGGGAGAAGTGAGGCCAGGCTGAACCAGGTTGAGGTTCAAATGGAAGCAAGGGGAGGCCTGCAAACCTCGTCAGAGGATGGAGCTGATAGGACTGTAGCCATGGGGAATGTGGGGCCTCAGGACCCCAGGAAGGTGGGTGCAGCTGGTGAGGAGCTCAGAGGAGCGAGATGAGGGAGAGGAGCCTGAGTGACTCAGGTCCTCAGGCCGAGGAGGTGCTGCCAGGGGGTCGTCAGATGTGGAAGGGTCCTGGAAGCTGACAGGAAAGAGGGTTCCACCAAGAAGGGAGTAGTCAGCAGAATCAGACCCAAGAGTGGCCCAGGCCGCCTGGTGTGCACTGACCTGGCGATAAGGAGCCTCTCAGGGATCTTGAGAAAGGCAGCTTCAGTGACCAAGGGACAGGCGGTCGGAGGGAAAGGGGCCCCTGAGGACCTCAGCCAGGCTCTCAGAAGTGGGTGAGATTGGCGAGAATCCATCACAGCAATTACTGCACACTGACCACCAGCCGACTTCCAGGCCCTGTGGCATTGGCCTAACACTCCCCTTCTGGCCACCAGGAATTCTGTTATGAGATTAAGCATGGGGACCTGGCCAAGAAGACCCTGGAGATCACCGTCTGGGATTACGACATTGGAAAATCCAACGATTTCATTGGTGAGAGGCCATGATGGGAATGCTGTTCAGCAACATGCCAGTCCTAGGGCAGAGTCCTGAATTAGGCCAGAGCCACGTTGCAGCCTGACCCTGTGTGACAGAGAAAgaacaggcccagagagggaaagaggcCTGGCAGGGGTCACACAGCAGTGTGTGGTAGAGCAGGGGAAAGGGTGGATGATGGTCAGCCCTCTTAGGCTGGACTCTGAGTCCTTGCGGCCCCAGATTCCTGGTGGGCTGGGTGGCTGTGCACAGTGGAGCTGCCCCCAAGTACTGCTCTGGTCCTGgggaaaggcaaggcaggataggATCCTTGGGCCCTGATTGGGGGAGTGGGGGGCAGTAAGAGGGTCTAAGCGTGTGGTGGTCAGAGCAATGTCCACCCTCTAAGCAGGTAGGTAGGATAGATAGTCTGGCCTTGCCACACAGTCTGGGAGGGTGTTGGGGGCACTGTTCCTGAGGGACCCTGAGAGTCATAGGTCAAGTATCCCGGCGGCCCCGGGCTCCCCTCTGCAGGTGGCGTGGTTCTGGGCATCAATGCCAAGGGAGAGCGCCTGAAGCACTGGTTTGACTGCCTGAAGAACAAGGACAAGAGGATAGAGCGCTGGCACACACTCACCAACGAGCTCCCGGGGGCCGTGCTCAGCGACTGACCCGCCCCGCCTGTCCGCCACCTGGCCCAGCGCAGGCCTGGCCCTGGGCTTCCTCGGCTGCTGCTCAGGGCCTCGGCCCCCACATCGGGGGAGATCCAGGACACCTGCTCGGACACAGCCACTGCAGCCCCTCCGAGGGATGGTGGGGGCGGTGAGCTGGGCCTGCTTTCCGCCCCCTGAGGCCCAAGAGGGCTGGGTGGAAGAAGAGGACCTCAGTACCCACCCGGAGGAAGTAGATGGGGCCATCCAGAGGACAAGGACCCTACAGAGGTCAGCAGTGAGTTGGAGGGGACCCCAGGCTGAGAGGGGCAGTGGGGAAGGAGATTTTGGGTAGGACAGGACTCTGAAGAAAGTCCATTCCCTAAAGGAGGTTCTGACTTCAGCTCTGGCATGACTGGGTGGGTAGAAAAAGTTCACCTGAGAGCCAGGATCTGCTGAAGATCCTGGCGCTCCTCATGAACATGGGCAAAGGGCAAGCGCTTCACTCAGTGATTCTGCAGGCCCCTGGGGAAGAAAGAGACCCAGAGCCTGCCCTCAGGGAGGTCCCCGTCTAGTTATGGAGCTAAAAACAACCCCTTACAACAGGGGTTTAAGGAATGCCAAGGCCAGCCTGACCCACCTACACATTCTGTGGACTCCGCTGAGAGGGCTTCCTGCAGGAAGTGATATTTCAGCAAGACCTTGAAGACTGAGTGGAGATTCTAGGCAGACAAAGGAGGAAGGgcactggaaacagtgtccaaGGCCTGGAGAGGAAAGATGATTTGGGCCGGGGAGAAACTGTCTGGACCCAGGGTCTCTCTCGGGAGGATGAGGGGAGAGGCAGGGTTTGTTAGGAGTGGGGCAGGGGCACCcagccctcccccatcccacccctagcTGCCAGGCCAACTGGGCTTGTAGCCATGGGAGGAGTGGCTTAAACTGATGTTGATGCAGGGTCAAGTTCAGTTCTCAGACCCAGCTCTCCGACCTTTGATCTTTCTCCTCCTGAGGAACCTGGAGGATGGGTCCTGCTTCTCGTTGTTCCCAGCTTACGCATCAGGTCAGCTGTGGTCAGGAAGAGTCACTTTTCGcatgaaaaaaaaccaaaaggcCTCCTTGTCCTCACCCTCcgctccctgccttcctccaccCTCCCCATTCCAGGCTCTTCCTTCGGGTTCAGGGTTGGAAAGCAGGGAGCCCCCCGCAACTGCCTCTGCATCCATTCCCTACTGAGATCCCTCTCAGTACTCAGCAGCATCCAGGGCCTTGTTTCTGGGAACAGCTGGCTTTGTCCTCCAGGAGCTGAGAGCCACTCTGCAGCCTGGGTCAGGGTCTCcaggaagggattgagggcatcAAGACTCTGGGGCCCAGGCCTGAAGCCCCCACCTCTTCCTGCTGACTAAGGGGCCTTCAGGAACCCTGGATGAACAAATGCAGAAACCAGGAATTTCTGTGTTCAGCCCATCCCTGTGCTAATGGAAAACagagcccagagagggaaagtgatCTGCCTGAGGCCTTTCAggttccctgccccacccccggcCCAGCGCTCTGACACCACACCCACAGCAACCCTAGTACAGGGCTCACAGGGTGCTGGGCTGGACCCTCTGCTGCAGACACAAAGCACATCACCATCTGAGGCCCGGGGGCAGGTGATGATATGAATCTCACCAAGTGCCCATCAGCCTGTTTTCattttccagggaaaacaggactCCAGCCCCCACACAGTACCTGGCAACCTTGGCTGATCACGGAGTCTTGCTTTTGCCTCTCTGAGAAGGCTTTGTGCGTGGTGAGGGTTTTTACAGGCACCGTCTTGATGAATCCTCACAGGCCTGGGAGATGGGTTTAACTGCCatctccatttgacagatgaagaaGCAGATTCAGAGAGGCAGAGTCTGATTTTGAGGAGCCTTGTGTCTGGGTTAACTCTGGCTGTCTTCTTAGCATTAcctttggtggggggtgggggggggttctCTCATTCAGAGAGGAGCTTCACAGAGAGATGCCCTATAAACACATGGAAATGCTGAATGGCCAAGTTAGAAGAATACTAGAGCCTCACCCAGTACAACTTCCTTGTTAGACACATGGGGAAACCAAGGACCCACAAGTAGAAGGGGCATATTCAGGACGCACTTGGGATAAGAACCTGGGACGCCGGGCACCTAGGCCAAGGTCTTCCAACGTCCTAGGCTGTGCAAGTGCAGACTTGGTCCTGAAAAAATGGTCCCTGATGACCACAGGGACAGTCAGGCTGGAGGTGGGGCTTCAGGACAGCTAGCTCAGGCCAAGGATTGGGGTCTTGGGCAGGAGGCCTTCCAGGGAGACAGAACCTTCCTAGGACCCTGGATCTGTTCTGGACCCCTTACAGTTTGTATCTCTGTTAGACAAAAAGTGCTTTGAGAAGCTGCGGTATCAGCTCTGCCTTTGACCCCAAACTGGCTTTCCTCTGCTATATCAACCCCACAAAAACAGGTAATTTGACGCCAAAAAAAAGTCAT
Coding sequences within it:
- the DOC2B gene encoding double C2-like domain-containing protein beta; amino-acid sequence: MTLRRRGEKATISIQEHMAIDVCPGPIRPIKQISDYFPRFPRGLPPDAGPRAAAPPDTPARPAAASAGRRSPSDGARDDDEDVDQLFGAYGASPGPGPAPSPGRPPAKPLEEEPDADGYESDDCTALGTLDFSLLYDQENNALHCTIAKAKGLKPMDHNGLADPYVKLHLLPGASKANKLRTKTLRNTLNPTWNETLTYYGITDEDMIRKTLRISVCDEDKFRHNEFIGETRVPLKKLKPNHTKTFSICLEKQLPVDKTEDKSLEERGRILVSLKYSSQKQGLLVGIVRCAHLAAMDANGYSDPYVKIYLKPDVDKKSKHKTAVKKKTLNPEFNEEFCYEIKHGDLAKKTLEITVWDYDIGKSNDFIGGVVLGINAKGERLKHWFDCLKNKDKRIERWHTLTNELPGAVLSD